From Scytonema millei VB511283, the proteins below share one genomic window:
- a CDS encoding zinc-dependent alcohol dehydrogenase family protein, with translation MKAQAIASFGEPNVFQTIDLPKPEVIPGHVLIRVAATSVNPVDFKLRRGAMPAIAPEFPAVLHGDVAGVVEAVGEGVTTFKPGDEVYGCAGGFKGMGGALAEYMLADADLLALKPKSLSMKESAALPLVAITAWESLIYRAKIQPGQNVLVHAATGGVGHIGIQLAKWAGAKVYTTVSNEEKKAIARDLGADVVINYRQQTVEEYVAEHTSGKGFDVVFDTVGKDNLDRSFAAAAMHGTVVSISTRSTHDLSPLHAKGLTLHVVFMLLRMLYGTERAEHGKILFNVAKLVDQGTIHPLLDSKSFRLSEVAEAHRYAESGQAIGKILLEQ, from the coding sequence ATGAAAGCCCAAGCGATCGCCTCTTTCGGCGAACCAAATGTATTCCAAACCATAGATCTACCGAAGCCAGAAGTTATTCCCGGTCATGTCTTAATTCGAGTTGCAGCTACCAGCGTCAACCCAGTTGATTTTAAACTGCGACGGGGAGCCATGCCCGCGATCGCGCCTGAATTTCCTGCCGTGTTGCATGGAGATGTCGCAGGGGTAGTAGAAGCAGTAGGCGAAGGAGTCACTACCTTTAAACCTGGGGATGAAGTCTACGGATGTGCGGGCGGATTCAAAGGTATGGGTGGTGCTTTGGCAGAATATATGCTAGCTGATGCCGATTTACTTGCATTAAAGCCCAAATCTCTTTCGATGAAAGAATCTGCTGCCCTACCCTTAGTAGCAATTACAGCCTGGGAAAGTTTAATTTATCGTGCCAAAATCCAGCCAGGGCAAAACGTATTGGTTCATGCTGCAACTGGAGGAGTCGGTCATATTGGCATCCAATTAGCAAAATGGGCGGGGGCAAAAGTTTATACTACAGTTTCTAACGAAGAAAAAAAGGCGATCGCCCGCGATTTGGGAGCGGATGTTGTCATCAATTATCGTCAGCAAACTGTAGAAGAATATGTCGCAGAACACACTTCAGGCAAAGGCTTTGACGTAGTTTTCGATACAGTTGGTAAAGACAACCTCGATCGCTCTTTCGCTGCGGCAGCAATGCACGGTACGGTAGTTTCCATCTCTACCCGTTCTACCCACGACCTCAGCCCCCTCCATGCCAAAGGATTAACCTTACACGTCGTTTTCATGCTTCTACGTATGCTATACGGCACGGAAAGAGCAGAACATGGCAAAATCCTCTTTAACGTCGCCAAACTCGTAGACCAAGGCACAATTCACCCTTTACTCGACTCCAAATCCTTTCGTCTCTCCGAAGTCGCAGAAGCCCACCGCTACGCCGAATCAGGTCAAGCAATCGGAAAAATCCTGTTGGAACAATAG
- a CDS encoding YegS/Rv2252/BmrU family lipid kinase, protein MTRKTACLVFNPVAGQSNPEQDLAQIRSLLEPEFDLDIRMTTAEKDADEIAREAIADGAKVIIASGGDGTLSAAADAVVGTDIPLGVISRGTANAFAAALELPDTIESACQMILGGVTRKVDAALCNDRPMVLLAGIGFEAETVEKADRQAKKRFGMLAYVMAGLQQLRELESFTAEIETEDRIINVTAAAITVANAAPPTSVLAQGPDGVVFDDGLLDVTVVSSTTRAGAIAASFHLLSTALNENAAERDDVGYLRAERVKIRTDPPQKVVLDGEIIGETPIDVKCIPDGLTIFVPKEAAPPSAAEKLEGLPDLIVENKVVVGFTD, encoded by the coding sequence ATGACCCGAAAGACAGCTTGCTTAGTATTTAACCCCGTGGCTGGTCAAAGTAACCCCGAACAAGATTTAGCACAAATTAGATCGCTGTTAGAGCCGGAATTCGACCTAGATATTCGGATGACAACAGCGGAAAAGGACGCAGATGAAATCGCTAGAGAAGCGATCGCAGATGGGGCAAAAGTTATTATCGCATCTGGCGGCGACGGCACTCTTTCGGCGGCGGCTGATGCCGTAGTGGGAACGGATATTCCTTTAGGTGTCATATCTCGCGGTACGGCTAACGCTTTCGCAGCAGCTTTGGAATTACCAGATACAATTGAATCTGCTTGTCAGATGATTTTAGGGGGAGTAACGCGCAAAGTTGATGCGGCTTTGTGTAACGATCGCCCGATGGTATTGCTAGCTGGTATTGGGTTTGAGGCGGAAACGGTAGAAAAAGCAGATCGTCAGGCGAAAAAGCGGTTTGGAATGCTAGCTTACGTCATGGCTGGACTGCAACAGTTGCGCGAATTGGAAAGCTTTACAGCAGAAATTGAGACAGAAGACAGAATTATCAACGTCACGGCTGCCGCAATTACCGTAGCTAACGCCGCACCACCTACCTCGGTCTTAGCTCAAGGTCCAGACGGAGTAGTATTTGATGACGGACTATTAGATGTTACCGTAGTTTCATCTACAACTCGCGCAGGGGCGATTGCGGCTTCTTTTCACTTACTCTCTACAGCTTTGAACGAGAATGCAGCCGAACGAGATGACGTAGGATATTTACGCGCCGAACGAGTCAAAATTCGCACCGATCCGCCGCAAAAAGTTGTTTTAGATGGCGAAATCATTGGTGAGACACCAATTGATGTTAAATGCATTCCCGATGGACTGACGATTTTTGTCCCAAAGGAAGCAGCCCCACCCTCAGCCGCAGAAAAGCTTGAAGGACTGCCAGATTTAATTGTGGAAAATAAAGTTGTGGTGGGGTTTACGGATTAA
- a CDS encoding chlororespiratory reduction protein 7: MTDPLMYQEDHFVVLEPNQPEQFLTAAELFEKLKDVLSQRQHNLPSELQNFNSIEAQAKYLIDTSCDLNLEPGQFLQWYAVRLEK, encoded by the coding sequence ATGACAGATCCTTTAATGTATCAAGAAGATCACTTTGTTGTTCTAGAACCCAACCAGCCAGAACAGTTTCTTACGGCTGCCGAATTGTTTGAAAAGCTGAAAGACGTGTTGAGTCAGAGGCAACATAACTTGCCTTCTGAGTTGCAAAATTTCAACTCTATCGAAGCTCAGGCAAAGTATTTAATCGATACGAGTTGCGATTTGAATTTAGAGCCAGGGCAATTTTTACAGTGGTACGCCGTGCGGTTGGAGAAGTGA
- a CDS encoding type II toxin-antitoxin system HicA family toxin — protein sequence MPAKIRDLERVARKLGFEKVRQRGSHARWQHSDGRSTTIPIHSNGEIGSWLFYEILKQLGITEEEFDKLR from the coding sequence ATGCCAGCTAAAATAAGAGATCTCGAAAGAGTAGCTCGGAAATTAGGTTTTGAAAAGGTACGGCAAAGGGGTAGTCACGCTCGTTGGCAACATTCAGATGGACGATCTACAACCATTCCAATTCATAGTAATGGGGAAATTGGTAGTTGGTTATTCTATGAAATTCTGAAGCAATTAGGTATTACTGAAGAAGAGTTTGATAAATTAAGATAA
- a CDS encoding type II toxin-antitoxin system HicB family antitoxin, with the protein MKLLQNYTIVIRPDDNGTFVAYVPAISGCHAWGQTPDEARNELVFVFEMIQEEYAEQGRFLPNDVELTIANAS; encoded by the coding sequence ATGAAGTTGCTACAAAACTACACTATTGTTATTCGTCCCGATGATAATGGTACATTTGTTGCCTATGTTCCAGCGATTTCTGGCTGTCATGCTTGGGGACAAACACCAGATGAAGCGCGTAATGAACTTGTATTTGTGTTTGAAATGATTCAAGAAGAATATGCAGAACAAGGACGCTTTTTACCAAATGATGTTGAATTAACGATCGCCAATGCCAGCTAA
- the rnhA gene encoding ribonuclease HI, producing MEVLGIMGNELKHVAIYTDGACIGNPGSGGYGIVMLYDKYRKEISGGFRLTTNNRMEIMAAIIGIRTLKQKCTVTLYSDSQYLVDAIMKGWAKQWQVNNWRRNKKQIAINFDLWEQLLELCTQHEVEFTWVRGHAGNPENERCDRLAVMAAQQKDLPADTGYEHKLTPSLPLFE from the coding sequence TTGGAAGTTTTAGGAATTATGGGCAATGAACTTAAACATGTTGCTATTTATACAGATGGGGCATGTATAGGTAATCCAGGATCTGGCGGCTACGGTATTGTAATGCTATATGATAAGTACCGCAAAGAAATATCAGGCGGGTTTCGATTAACAACAAATAATCGTATGGAAATAATGGCTGCTATTATTGGAATACGTACTTTAAAGCAAAAATGTACTGTAACACTATACAGCGATTCACAATACTTAGTCGATGCAATTATGAAAGGTTGGGCAAAGCAATGGCAAGTAAATAATTGGAGGCGAAATAAGAAACAAATAGCGATAAATTTTGATTTATGGGAACAATTACTAGAACTATGTACTCAACATGAAGTTGAGTTTACCTGGGTAAGAGGTCATGCAGGTAATCCAGAAAACGAACGTTGTGATAGATTGGCTGTGATGGCTGCTCAACAAAAGGATTTACCGGCTGATACTGGCTACGAGCATAAACTCACTCCCAGCCTGCCACTATTTGAGTAA
- a CDS encoding type II toxin-antitoxin system HicB family antitoxin encodes MGFYTVVLRQSAGYWVALCLENGIVGQGNTQENAVDKLKDAIDSFQAIYETETNIYTAPISIEELHEFLTVEDRETTSEIYELRKVYA; translated from the coding sequence ATGGGCTTTTACACGGTTGTACTTCGACAAAGCGCAGGTTATTGGGTAGCTTTGTGCTTAGAAAATGGAATAGTAGGACAAGGAAATACTCAAGAAAACGCCGTTGACAAGCTGAAAGATGCGATTGATTCATTTCAAGCTATATATGAAACTGAAACAAATATTTATACTGCCCCAATTTCTATAGAAGAACTACACGAGTTTTTAACTGTAGAAGATCGAGAAACGACTTCTGAGATTTATGAATTAAGAAAAGTATATGCCTAA
- the acnB gene encoding bifunctional aconitate hydratase 2/2-methylisocitrate dehydratase, with amino-acid sequence MLEQYRQQVAERGALGIPPLPLDAAQTSDLCELLKHPPAGEEETLLHLLRDRIPPGVDPAAYVKAGFLTAVAKGDVTSPLVSPTDAIALLGTMVGGYNVRSLIDLLSAETTLAEAAAKALSKIALVYESYHDVLDLSSEGNPYAKQVVDSWANAEWFTSRPTLPEAITVTVFKVPGETNTDDLSPAPHATTRPDIPLHALVMLESRQPGSLEAIAQLKQKGHPVAYVGDVVGTGSSRKSAINSVLWHIGQDIPCIPNKRAGGYILGSAIAPIFFNTAEDAGALPIQCDVTQMETGMVITIHPYKGEITNEAGEVISTFTLKPDTILDEVRAGGRIPLLIGRTLTDKTRTALGLEPSPIFTRPKQPADTGKGFTLAQKMVGKACGLAGVRPGTYCEPMMTTVGSQDTTGPMTRDELKELACLGFSADLVMQSFCHTAAYPKPVDVKVHHELPDFMSSRAGVALRPGDGIIHSWLNRMLLPDTVGTGGDSHTRFPLGISFPAGSGLVAFAAALGVMPLDMPESVLVRFKGELQPGVTLRDIVNAIPYVAIQKGLLTVAKQNKKNIFSGRIMEIEGLPDLKVEQAFELTDATAERSCAGCTIKLSIETVSEYLRSNVALMKNMVARGYQDAKTIMRRVAKMEEWLANPVLMEGDADAEYAEIIEIDLNEIKEPIVAAPNDPDNVKLLSEVENDPVQEVFVGSCMTNIGHYRATAKVLEGAGAVKTRLWICPPTRMDEKQLKEEGVYGVFGAAGARTEMPGCSLCMGNQARVEDGVTVFSTSTRNFNNRMGKDAQVYLGSAELAAVCALLGRLPSVQEYMDIVAHKIHPFAGDLYRYLNFDQIAGFEDEGRVIPLEEMPRIEDILGMPTAASKS; translated from the coding sequence ATGCTGGAACAATATCGGCAGCAAGTGGCAGAACGCGGGGCTTTAGGTATTCCGCCGTTACCATTGGATGCGGCACAAACATCGGATTTGTGTGAATTGCTGAAACACCCGCCTGCTGGGGAAGAGGAGACATTGCTGCACCTGTTGCGCGATCGCATTCCTCCTGGTGTCGATCCGGCGGCTTATGTTAAGGCTGGGTTTTTAACGGCTGTGGCTAAAGGTGACGTGACGAGTCCCCTTGTTTCTCCTACTGATGCGATCGCTTTATTGGGGACGATGGTAGGCGGTTATAACGTGCGATCGCTGATTGACCTTCTCAGTGCTGAAACAACTTTAGCAGAAGCAGCAGCCAAGGCTTTGAGTAAGATCGCTCTAGTTTATGAGTCCTACCACGATGTCTTGGATTTGTCAAGTGAAGGCAATCCTTACGCCAAGCAGGTGGTTGACTCTTGGGCAAATGCTGAGTGGTTCACTTCTCGCCCGACTTTACCTGAAGCCATCACTGTAACTGTATTTAAAGTGCCTGGGGAGACGAACACGGACGATTTATCTCCTGCACCCCATGCTACCACTCGCCCCGATATTCCCTTACACGCCTTGGTGATGTTGGAATCGCGGCAACCTGGTAGTCTAGAAGCGATCGCCCAGTTAAAGCAAAAAGGACATCCTGTAGCTTATGTTGGCGATGTTGTCGGTACGGGTTCTTCCCGTAAGTCGGCAATTAACTCGGTGTTGTGGCACATCGGACAAGATATTCCCTGCATTCCCAACAAGCGGGCAGGGGGGTATATTTTAGGAAGTGCGATCGCGCCGATTTTCTTCAATACTGCCGAGGATGCGGGTGCATTGCCGATTCAGTGCGATGTCACCCAGATGGAAACGGGGATGGTAATTACTATCCATCCATATAAAGGGGAAATTACCAACGAAGCAGGCGAGGTTATCTCTACCTTCACTCTCAAACCCGATACGATTTTAGATGAAGTTCGTGCAGGTGGACGCATCCCCTTATTAATTGGACGTACACTGACAGATAAAACTCGCACGGCTTTGGGATTAGAACCCAGTCCAATCTTTACTCGTCCCAAACAACCCGCCGATACGGGTAAAGGCTTCACGTTAGCACAAAAAATGGTGGGTAAAGCTTGCGGTTTAGCTGGTGTCCGTCCTGGAACTTACTGCGAACCGATGATGACTACTGTTGGTTCCCAGGATACCACGGGACCTATGACCCGCGACGAGTTGAAAGAACTTGCTTGTTTGGGTTTCAGTGCGGATTTGGTGATGCAAAGTTTCTGTCACACGGCAGCTTATCCCAAACCTGTAGATGTGAAAGTTCATCACGAACTCCCCGATTTCATGTCTTCTCGCGCTGGTGTTGCCTTGCGTCCTGGGGATGGTATCATCCACTCCTGGTTAAATCGGATGTTATTACCGGATACTGTCGGGACTGGTGGCGATTCTCACACTCGTTTTCCCTTGGGAATTTCCTTTCCTGCTGGTTCTGGGTTGGTAGCATTTGCAGCGGCTTTAGGTGTTATGCCTTTAGATATGCCGGAATCTGTTTTAGTCAGATTCAAAGGTGAGTTACAGCCAGGAGTCACGCTGCGGGATATCGTCAACGCTATTCCCTATGTTGCTATCCAAAAAGGATTGTTGACGGTAGCCAAACAGAATAAGAAAAACATCTTTTCTGGACGGATTATGGAAATCGAAGGCTTGCCAGATTTAAAAGTCGAACAAGCTTTTGAACTCACCGATGCGACAGCAGAAAGATCTTGTGCGGGTTGTACCATCAAGTTGAGTATCGAAACTGTTTCTGAATATTTGCGTTCTAACGTCGCGCTGATGAAAAATATGGTAGCGCGGGGTTATCAGGATGCTAAAACCATCATGCGGCGCGTTGCCAAGATGGAAGAATGGTTAGCAAATCCTGTATTAATGGAAGGTGATGCTGATGCAGAGTATGCGGAAATCATCGAAATTGATTTGAACGAAATTAAGGAACCAATTGTTGCCGCACCTAACGATCCTGATAACGTGAAGTTGTTATCGGAAGTAGAAAACGATCCGGTACAGGAAGTTTTTGTTGGTTCTTGTATGACCAATATTGGACATTATCGGGCAACCGCAAAGGTATTAGAAGGTGCTGGCGCTGTGAAAACCCGTTTGTGGATTTGCCCCCCTACCCGCATGGATGAAAAACAACTCAAAGAAGAGGGAGTTTACGGTGTGTTTGGTGCGGCTGGTGCAAGGACAGAAATGCCTGGTTGCAGTTTATGTATGGGTAATCAGGCGCGAGTTGAAGATGGCGTAACGGTGTTTTCTACTTCTACGCGCAACTTTAATAATCGCATGGGTAAAGATGCACAAGTTTACCTTGGTTCGGCGGAATTAGCTGCTGTTTGCGCGTTACTCGGTCGTCTACCTTCCGTACAGGAATATATGGATATTGTGGCACACAAAATTCATCCTTTTGCTGGCGATTTGTATCGCTACTTGAACTTCGATCAAATCGCAGGTTTTGAGGATGAAGGAAGGGTGATTCCTTTAGAAGAAATGCCTCGGATTGAAGACATTTTAGGAATGCCTACGGCTGCTAGTAAGTCATAA
- a CDS encoding 2Fe-2S iron-sulfur cluster-binding protein, with protein MSQTYTVQIYHQGETHTIQVPEDKIILRAATAAGLDLPSSCNAGVCTTCAGKILEGTVDQSDGMGVSPELQEQGYVLLCVARPRSDLKIETEKEDELYDLQFGKP; from the coding sequence ATGTCTCAAACTTACACGGTTCAAATTTATCATCAAGGCGAAACTCACACGATCCAAGTCCCAGAAGACAAAATCATTTTACGGGCTGCTACTGCTGCTGGACTGGATTTGCCAAGTTCTTGTAATGCAGGCGTGTGTACTACCTGCGCTGGCAAGATTTTAGAGGGGACTGTCGATCAAAGCGATGGAATGGGAGTGAGTCCCGAACTTCAGGAACAAGGCTATGTCTTGTTATGTGTCGCCCGTCCGCGTTCCGATTTGAAGATTGAAACGGAAAAAGAAGACGAATTATACGATTTGCAATTTGGAAAACCATAG
- a CDS encoding DUF3326 domain-containing protein, with the protein MNRPYTALLIVPTGIGAAIGGYAGDAMPVARTLASVCDRLITHPNVLNGAQLYWSLPNAFYVEGYGLDKFAVGCWGLRPVHQNRVGLILDKGIESDLRLRHLQAADAARATLGLNLTDYVITDAPLNVELRTAASGASWGTIGNPDSLLRAAEVLISKAGAEAIAVVARFPDDVGSEALQNYRHGQGVDPLAGAEAIISHLIVKTFQIPCAHSPALSSLPLDPDLSPRSAAEELGYTFLPSVLVGLSRAPQFVVDKPQHLEEIWANQVNAVIIPATACGSSAVLSLSQSQAQIITVAENQTTMQVPPAPLGIKAIAVNSYLEAIGVIAAHKAGVNPTVLCGAIANLHCLSTTDD; encoded by the coding sequence ATGAATCGTCCCTACACAGCCCTCTTAATCGTCCCTACTGGCATTGGGGCAGCTATTGGTGGTTATGCTGGTGACGCGATGCCTGTTGCTAGAACACTCGCCTCGGTATGCGATCGCCTGATTACTCACCCTAACGTCCTTAATGGCGCACAATTATACTGGTCTTTACCTAATGCTTTCTACGTCGAAGGCTATGGACTTGACAAATTCGCCGTAGGATGCTGGGGTTTACGTCCGGTACATCAAAATCGCGTGGGTTTAATTCTTGACAAAGGAATAGAATCAGATCTGCGGCTGCGACATCTCCAAGCTGCGGATGCGGCTAGGGCGACACTAGGACTAAATTTAACCGACTATGTTATTACCGACGCACCTTTGAATGTGGAATTGCGGACTGCTGCTTCTGGGGCGAGTTGGGGAACAATTGGCAATCCAGATAGTTTGTTACGGGCGGCGGAAGTATTGATAAGTAAAGCTGGGGCAGAAGCGATCGCAGTGGTTGCCCGTTTCCCTGATGATGTTGGTAGCGAGGCGTTGCAAAACTATCGCCACGGGCAGGGAGTCGATCCGCTAGCGGGTGCGGAAGCGATTATCAGCCATTTAATTGTCAAAACTTTTCAAATTCCCTGCGCCCATTCTCCCGCGTTATCATCTTTACCCCTCGATCCCGATTTGTCTCCTCGTTCGGCGGCGGAAGAATTGGGATATACATTTTTGCCTAGCGTTTTAGTTGGGTTAAGTCGCGCCCCCCAATTTGTGGTAGACAAACCCCAACATCTAGAAGAGATTTGGGCAAACCAAGTCAATGCTGTCATCATCCCCGCCACCGCTTGTGGTAGTAGTGCTGTCCTGAGTTTGAGTCAATCCCAGGCGCAAATTATTACTGTGGCAGAAAATCAAACCACGATGCAAGTGCCACCCGCACCACTGGGAATTAAAGCGATCGCAGTAAACTCGTATTTAGAGGCTATTGGTGTCATCGCTGCCCACAAAGCAGGTGTGAATCCAACTGTCCTTTGTGGGGCGATCGCAAATTTACATTGCTTATCTACCACAGATGACTAG
- a CDS encoding CPBP family intramembrane glutamic endopeptidase, protein MSVSQQQDPSLQPLSRLQILMLMGVTAVVFLIISKLWLRFGSVSLLSVSWDAGSILTGIGLGLIITSASFVVYRLWPAYRRSSDFYLEFVLKPLLLPDIIWVGLLPGLSEELLFRGVMLPALGLNATGIAISSLCFGALHLSGSQQWSYVIWATIVGVLLGFSAVVTHNLLVPIVAHTFTNLISSYLWKLGQSNS, encoded by the coding sequence ATTTCCGTGAGTCAGCAGCAAGATCCGAGTCTTCAACCTTTGTCGCGCCTCCAAATTTTAATGTTGATGGGTGTGACTGCTGTAGTATTTTTAATAATCTCAAAACTCTGGTTAAGATTTGGTTCCGTGTCCCTCTTAAGTGTTAGTTGGGATGCCGGATCTATACTTACAGGCATTGGTCTAGGACTCATTATTACTTCTGCTAGCTTTGTAGTTTATCGATTATGGCCCGCATATCGTCGTAGTTCGGACTTTTACCTAGAATTTGTCCTCAAGCCATTGTTACTACCAGATATTATCTGGGTAGGATTACTACCAGGACTGAGTGAGGAATTACTCTTTCGGGGTGTTATGTTGCCAGCACTTGGCTTAAATGCTACTGGCATTGCCATATCAAGTCTATGCTTCGGTGCTTTACATCTGAGTGGTTCTCAGCAATGGTCTTACGTTATTTGGGCAACTATAGTAGGTGTATTGTTAGGATTCAGTGCTGTAGTCACGCACAATTTACTAGTACCAATTGTAGCTCATACATTTACTAATTTAATTTCCAGTTACCTCTGGAAATTGGGACAGTCTAATTCGTAA
- a CDS encoding PIG-L deacetylase family protein, with product MLKFNLEEKSDSPYNILCLGAHCDDIEIGCGGTILKLIERYQNLVFYWVVFSSSSQREKEAYESAKQFLKGAEVKNIAIANFRDGFLPFMAIEVKELFESLKEEFQPDLILTHYRHDLHQDHRLISDLTWNTFRNHLILEYEIPKYDGDLGNPNFFVHLEPSICRTKTQHILNSFQTQVGKQWFTEETFLSILRLRGIESNAPGKYAEAFYCRKVVF from the coding sequence ATGCTGAAATTTAACTTGGAGGAGAAAAGCGATTCGCCTTATAATATTTTGTGTTTGGGAGCGCACTGCGATGATATTGAAATTGGGTGTGGAGGTACGATTTTAAAACTGATAGAAAGATATCAGAATCTTGTATTTTATTGGGTGGTATTTAGCTCGAGTTCGCAAAGGGAAAAAGAAGCCTACGAGAGTGCCAAACAGTTTTTGAAAGGTGCGGAAGTTAAAAATATTGCGATCGCAAATTTTCGGGATGGATTTTTACCTTTCATGGCGATCGAAGTTAAAGAACTTTTTGAGAGCTTAAAAGAAGAATTTCAGCCCGATCTAATTTTGACTCATTACCGTCACGATCTACATCAAGATCATCGATTAATTTCCGATTTAACTTGGAATACCTTCAGAAATCATCTCATTTTAGAATATGAAATTCCCAAATATGACGGCGATTTAGGAAATCCCAACTTTTTCGTGCATTTAGAACCGTCAATTTGTCGAACTAAGACTCAGCATATTCTCAACAGTTTTCAGACTCAGGTGGGAAAGCAGTGGTTTACGGAAGAGACTTTCTTATCAATCTTGCGGCTGCGAGGAATTGAATCGAACGCACCAGGAAAATACGCAGAGGCTTTTTACTGCCGTAAAGTTGTTTTTTGA
- a CDS encoding sugar phosphate nucleotidyltransferase, protein MKVVLFCGGLGTRLREAATNLPKPMVHIGYRPILWHIMKYYAYYGHKDFILCLGYKADAIKNYFLHYNECLSNDFTLLNGGKTIQLSNSDIEDWKITFVDTGLHSSIGQRFKAVEKYLEGEEVFLANYSDGLTDLNLPKFIDDFYQKDRIACFLCVKPSHSFHLVSATDDGLVSDIKDVKEAGIRINGGYFLFKREIYQYINEGEELVCEPFQRLMKLNQLTAYKYDGFWACMDTFKEQQQLDDLYCQGKAPWQVWKSTQSEYCWETNESKTFSLAYQIGR, encoded by the coding sequence ATGAAAGTTGTGCTATTTTGCGGTGGTTTAGGAACGCGATTGAGAGAAGCTGCTACAAATTTACCTAAACCAATGGTTCATATTGGCTACCGACCAATTTTATGGCACATTATGAAGTATTATGCCTACTATGGACATAAAGATTTTATTTTGTGTCTTGGTTACAAAGCTGATGCTATAAAGAACTATTTCTTACATTACAATGAATGTTTATCTAATGACTTTACATTATTGAATGGTGGAAAAACTATTCAACTATCCAATAGTGATATCGAAGATTGGAAAATAACTTTTGTCGATACAGGTTTGCATTCTAGTATTGGGCAAAGGTTTAAAGCGGTAGAAAAGTATCTGGAAGGTGAAGAGGTATTTTTAGCGAATTATAGCGATGGGTTGACCGATCTGAATTTACCAAAATTTATTGATGATTTTTATCAAAAAGATAGGATAGCTTGTTTTTTATGCGTTAAACCTTCCCATAGTTTTCATCTTGTTTCTGCTACAGACGATGGTTTAGTCAGCGATATTAAAGATGTGAAAGAAGCAGGAATTCGGATTAACGGAGGATATTTTCTTTTTAAACGAGAGATTTATCAATACATTAATGAAGGTGAGGAGTTAGTTTGCGAACCATTTCAAAGATTGATGAAGTTAAATCAACTCACTGCTTATAAATACGATGGTTTTTGGGCGTGCATGGATACCTTCAAAGAACAGCAGCAGTTAGACGATTTGTATTGCCAAGGGAAAGCACCTTGGCAGGTATGGAAATCTACTCAGTCAGAATATTGCTGGGAAACTAATGAATCGAAAACATTCAGCTTAGCATATCAGATTGGGAGATAG